A genome region from Littorina saxatilis isolate snail1 linkage group LG16, US_GU_Lsax_2.0, whole genome shotgun sequence includes the following:
- the LOC138950023 gene encoding serine/threonine-protein phosphatase 6 regulatory ankyrin repeat subunit A-like — protein MEASDNLTQDMSRINQTMEARIHGDNVDAAPTHRLEDMSGYTQIKDQSNVEINREANVFTSTPAYRRALQLLEDSGLLFITGSSGSGKTSIATALLRHYQQQDRTPLVLHRYEEFRHHVGGDRKQVILLEDIFGDEEFLYERYKKWSRAISLLREFCKLKNCIAVITIRGNVVTELKSKCNFEEIFSDVPVLVIEKSDALTEIEKNQLLRKHAHKAGKTLTETMLQDILVVDTSKHMFPKRCRDFIKSVDENVSLKDIFNDGISVMSASHSEQSADRDLVDELMIVVQAGDVDHLRDLLNRGASARSEDLYGNLPLQQASMCGNEHVARILLAWGADVNAVDSQMHTALHYASSMGCTGVVRLLLEKGADVDIAERDGWTAVHFAASKGYTDMLRLLITGDTAVNIPTLTGDTPLHVACTSRQLSTVKTLLQSGADPHASDQDGKTPLHAACFHGCIDIAEVLIDQAASLEAKDQLEKTVLHTACEEGHADLVRFLIEKGAGTDKKAKFASWCLLLKCAKTKLAEPIVSLMFKDDEEDVPEHHTVLALSCIKGHDKVVSVLLDAGADVEAEGEYKLRPLHWACRMGHDKVVSLLLGAGADVEADNENKLRPLHYACKMGHDKVVSVLLVAGADVEAENADKHRPLHCACKMGHDKVVSVLLVAGADVEAEDEDKHRPLHFACCMGHDKVVSVLLGAGADIESEDEEKGRPLHLACSTGHDKVVSVLLDSGADIKAEDKYKLRPLHCACRDGHDKVVSVLLDAGADVEAEDDDKLRPLHCASREGHDKVVQLLISAGCSVTPETDKLSTPLHSTCCSGDCVSAGMLLERGAQLEARDADGDTPLKLACYHGHRELALLLLDRGADIHTTGNLGNGPLHSACLEGHTDVALMLINRGLDIHKTDTHGTTALFQACWSGEMDSIEKLLEKGADPHIANKLGTTPLQALCWQGHTDIALLLMKRDADINVTDIKGHTALFIACSQGKNDIVKMLLEKGADSQIASKNGTTPLHTACYNGYTDIARMLINKGVDIDKTDAVGITALSKACWQGHLTTVKMLLENGADTEIADQNGFMPLHNACSNGNTDTASTLIKCGAVINATNLHGQTALFIACWQGKIDTVEMLLEKGADPKIAIRNGTTPLHTACYNGYTDIARMLINRDVNIEKKDTRGNTVLFKACWPGKVDVVKMLLEKGADPQIETEDGRTLLQVACYNEYTNIALMLINKGIDVDKTDSTGQTALYKACSLGQVDTVKMLLDKGADPNIAQKDGKTPLHIACYHRHTDIALMLIDKGVDIDQTDAVGTTALSEACWQGHLTTVKMLLENGADTEIADQNGFMPLHNACCNGNTDTVSTLIKCGAVINATDIDGLTALYQACRQGKVDTVKMLLEKGADPHIAKEDGRTPLHAACYNGHTDIALKLISRGVDINRTDTAGETALYDACSQGKVDTVKMLLEKGADPHIAKGNVRTPLHAACYNGHTDIALMLINKGVDIDKTDTVGLTALFIACSLGQVDTVKMLLDKGADLLL, from the exons ATGGAAGCGTCTGACAACCTGACGCAGGATATGTCTCGCATCAACCAGACCATGGAAGCCAGGATTCATGGAGATAATGTGGACGCTGCCCCTACCCACCGACTGGAAGACATGAGTGGATACACTCAAATAAAag ACCAAAGTAACGTGGAAATCAACCGTGAAGCGAACGTGTTCACATCTACCCCAGCCTACAGGCGCGCCTTGCAGTTACTGGAAGACAGTGGACTGCTCTTCATCACGGGATCTAGCGGCAGCGGCAAGACTTCCATCGCCACCGCCTTACTGCGTCACTACCAGCAGCAGGACAGGACGCCCCTCGTTCTTCACCGCTACGAGGAGTTCAGACATCACGTGGGAGGGGACCGGAAGCAGGTCATCCTGTTGGAAGATATCTTTGGGGATGAAGAGTTTCTGTATGAACGGTATAAGAAATGGTCACGTGCTATTTCATTGCTGAGAGAATTCTGCaagctgaaaaattgcattgctgtCATTACCATTCGTGGCAATGTTGTCACTGAACTTAAGTCAAAATGTAACTTTGAAGAAATATTTTCAGATGTGCCTGTCTTGGTAATAGAAAAATCAGATGCATTAACAGAAATCGAAAAAAATCAATTGCTGAGAAAACACGCCCACAAAGCGGGAAAGACTCTGACCGAAACGATGTTACAGGACATTCTTGTGGTTGACACCAGCAAACACATGTTCCCCAAACGCTGCCGAGACTTTATTAAAAGCGTTGACGAAAATGTGTCACTAAAAGACATATTCAACGATGGAATTTCTGTCATGTCAGCATCCCATTCTGAACAGAGTGCCGATCGCGACCTTGTTGACGAATTAATGATCGTGGTTCAGGCTGGTGATGTCGACCATCTCCGTGACTTGCTTAACCGTGGAGCCAGCGCCAGGTCTGAGGACTTGTACGGGAATCTTCCCCTGCAACAGGCCAGCATGTGTGGCAACGAGCATGTTGCTCGGATCCTACTGGCCTGGGGAGCTGATGTTAACGCAGTAGATTCTCAGATGCACACAGCCCTACATTATGCCAGTTCTATGGGGTGCACGGGTGTTGTGCGTTTGTTGTTGGAGAAAGGAGCTGATGTCGACATTGCAGAGAGGGATGGCTGGACTGCAGTCCACTTCGCTGCAAGCAAGGGGTATACTGACATGCTTCGGCTTCTGATTACAGGTGACACTGCAGTCAATATTCCAACGCTTACTGGTGACACTCCACTGCATGTCGCGTGCACATCAAGGCAGCTTAGCACTGTCAAAACGCTACTTCAAAGTGGCGCTGATCCTCATGCCTCTGACCAAGATGGCAAGACACCTCTGCACGCGGCCTGTTTTCATGGCTGTATCGATATTGCAGAAGTCTTAATTGATCAGGCAGCTAGCTTAGAAGCAAAAGACCAGCTTGAGAAGACGGTACTGCATACAGCTTGTGAAGAGGGGCACGCGGACTTGGTTCGGTTTCTGATTGAGAAAGGGGCAGGTACAGATAAAAAGGCAAAGTTTGCTTCATGGTGCTTGCTTTTAAAGTgtgcaaaaacaaaacttgcTGAGCCGATAGTGTCACTAATGTTTAAAGATGACGAGGAGGATGTGCCAGAACATCATACTGTCCTAGCATTGTCATGCATCAAAGGTCACGACAAGGTGGTGTCTGTACTTCTTGATGCTGGTGCTGATGTCGAGGCAGAGGGTGAATACAAACTCCGTCCACTGCACTGGGCATGTAGGATGGGCCATGACAAGGTGGTGTCTTTACTTCTTGGTGCTGGTGCTGATGTTGAGGCAGATAATGAAAACAAACTCCGCCCACTGCACTATGCATGTAAGATGGGCCATGACAAGGTGGTGTCTGTACTTCTTGTTGCTGGTGCTGATGTTGAGGCAGAGAATGCAGACAAACACCGCCCACTGCACTGTGCATGTAAGATGGGCCATGACAAGGTGGTGTCTGTACTTCTTGTTGCTGGTGCTGATGTTGAGGCAGAGGATGAAGACAAACACCGCCCACTGCACTTTGCATGTTGCATGGGCCATGACAAGGTGGTGTCTGTACTTCTTGGTGCTGGTGCTGATATTGAGTCAGAGGATGAAGAAAAAGGCCGCCCACTGCACTTGGCATGTTCGACGGGCCATGACAAGGTGGTGTCTGTCCTTCTTGATTCTGGTGCTGACATTAAAGCAGAGGATAAATACAAACTCCGCCCACTGCACTGTGCATGTAGGGATGGCCATGACAAGGTGGTGTCTGTCCTTCTTGATGCTGGTGCTGATGTTGAAGCAGAGGATGACGACAAACTCCGCCCACTGCACTGTGCAAGCAGGGAGGGCCATGACAAGGTGGTGCAGCTGCTGATCAGTGCTGGTTGCAGTGTAACACCAGAAACAGATAAACTTTCCACGCCATTACACAGTACATGTTGCAGTGGTGACTGTGTGTCAGCCGGGATGTTGCTTGAGCGTGGCGCCCAGCTTGAAGCAAGGGATGCCGATGGTGACACTCCTCTCAAACTAGCGTGCTATCACGGTCACAGGGAACTCGCGCTCTTGTTACTGGACCGTGGTGCTGATATTCACACCACAGGAAATCTGGGTAATGGTCCGCTACACAGCGCCTGTCTTGAAGGACACACCGACGTAGCGTTGATGTTGATCAACAGAGGTCTGGACATACACAAAACAGACACCCATGGAACAACCGCTCTGTTCCAAGCATGCTGGTCCGGAGAGATGGACTCTATCGAGAAGTTGTTGGAGAAAGGGGCCGACCCACATATTGCAAACAAGCTTGGTACCACACCCTTGCAAGCGTTGTGTTGGCAAGGACACACTGACATAGCACTGCTGTTGATGAAACGTGATGCTGATATAAATGTAACAGACATAAAAGGACACACTGCTCTGTTCATAGCATGCAGTCAGGGAAAGAACGACATTGTCAAGATGTTGTTAGAGAAAGGAGCTGATTCACAAATAGCAAGCAAGAATGGTACAACACCTCTCCATACTGCGTGTTACAATGGCTACACTGACATAGCGCGCATGTTGATCAATAAAGGCGTGGACATAGACAAAACAGATGCAGTGGGGATAACAGCGTTATCTAAAGCATGCTGGCAGGGACATCTGACAACTGTTAAGATGTTACTGGAGAACGGAGCCGACACAGAGATTGCAGATCAAAACGGTTTCATGCCATTACACAATGCATGTTCCAACGGGAATACTGACACAGCATCCACATTGATAAAATGTGGTGCTGTTATTAATGCAACAAACTTACATGGACAAACTGCCCTGTTCATTGCATGCTGGCAGGGAAAGATTGACACTGTGGAGATGTTGCTAGAGAAAGGAGCTGACCCAAAGATTGCAATACGGAATGGTACAACACCTCTCCATACTGCGTGTTACAATGGCTACACTGACATAGCGCGCATGTTGATCAACAGAGATGTcaacattgaaaaaaaagacacacgTGGAAACACCGTTCTGTTTAAAGCATGCTGGCCGGGGAAGGTAGACGTTGTCAAGATGTTGTTGGAAAAAGGCGCTGACCCACAGATTGAAACAGAGGATGGCAGAACACTTCTACAAGTTGCTTGTTACAATGAATACACTAACATAGCACTGATGCTGATAAATAAAGGTATTGACGTTGACAAAACAGACTCAACCGGGCAAACAGCGTTATACAAAGCTTGCAGTCTGGGACaggtggacactgtcaagatgttgctggaCAAAGGAGCTGACCCAAACATTGCACAGAAGGATGGCAAAACACCTCTACACATTGCTTGTTACCATAGACACACTGACATAGCGCTGATGTTGATCGATAAAGGCGTGGACATAGACCAAACAGATGCAGTAGGGACAACAGCGTTATCTGAAGCATGCTGGCAGGGACATCTGACAACTGTTAAGATGTTACTGGAGAACGGAGCCGACACAGAGATTGCAGATCAAAACGGTTTCATGCCATTACACAATGCATGTTGCAACGGGAATACTGACACAGTATCCACATTGATAAAATGTGGTGCTGTTATTAATGCAACAGACATAGATGGACTAACTGCGCTGTATCAGGCCTGCAGGCAGGGCAaggtggacactgtcaagatgttgctggagaaaggaGCTGACCCTCACATTGCAAAGGAAGATGGCAGAACACCTCTCCACGCTGCTTGTTACaatggacacactgacatagcGCTTAAGTTGATCAGCAGAGGTGTAGATATAAACAGAACAGACACAGCAGGAGAAACTGCTTTATACGATGCATGCAGTCAGGGAAaggtggacactgtcaagatgttgctggagaaaggaGCTGACCCTCACATTGCAAAGGGGAATGTCAGAACACCTCTCCACGCTGCCTGTTACaatggacacactgacatagcGCTGATGTTGATCAATAAAGGTGTTGACATTGACAAGACAGACACAGTTGGACTAACTGCTCTGTTCATTGCATGCAGTCTGGGACaggtggacactgtcaagatgttgctggaCAAAGGAGCTGACT
- the LOC138950024 gene encoding serine/arginine repetitive matrix protein 2-like produces the protein MTRKHAPWLGAQEVEPDELCHVAEAYGVEQGRDAGLHSQSQRARRGAPLSVTKGETRGSTLSHKGRDAGLHSQSQRARRGAPLSVTKGETRGSTLSHKGRDAGLHSQSQRARRGAPLSVTKGETRASTLSHKGRDAGLHSQSQRARRGAPLSVTKGETRGSTLSHKGRDAGLHSQSQRARRGAPLSVTKGETRASTLSHKGRDAGLHSQSQRARREAPLSVTKGETRASTLSHKGRDARLHSQSQRARRGPPLSVTKGETRASTLSHKGRDAGLHSQSQRARRGAPLSVTKGETRGSTLSHKGRDAGLHSQSQRARRGAPLSVTKGETRGSTLSHKGRDAGLHSQSQRARRGPPLSVTKGETRGSTLSHKGRDAGLHSQSQRARREAPLSVTKGETRGSTLSHKGRDAGLHSQSQRARRGPPLSVTKGETRSSTLSHKGRDARLHSQSQRARREAPLSVTKGETRASTLSHKGRDARLHSQSQRARREAPLSVTKGETRGSTLSHKGRDAGLHSQSQRARREAPLSVTKGETRASTLSHKGRDAGLHSQSQRARREAPLSVTKGETRGSTLSHKGRDAGLHSQSQRARRGPPLSVTKGETRGSTLSHKGRDAGLHSQSQRARRGPPLSVTKGETRGSTLSHKGRDAGLHSLSQRARRGPPLSVTKGETRGSTLSHKGRDARLHSLSQRARREAPLSVTKGETRGSTLSHKGRDARLHSQSQRARREAPLSVTKGETRGSTLSHKGRDAGLHSQSQRARRGPPLSVTKGETRASTLSHKGRDAGLHSQSQRARRGPPLSVTKGETRATTLSHKGRDAGHHSQSQRARRGAPLSVTKGETRASTLSHKGRDAGHHSQSQRARRGAPLSVTKGETRATTLSHKGRDAGHHSQSQRARRGPPLSVTKTGMLSTRTDNTMSCTHSGQVFIGWSDDII, from the exons ATGACAAGAAAGCATGCACCATGGCTGGGTGCACAGGAGGTGGAGCCAGATGAGCTGTGTCATGTGGCGGAAGCATATGGGGTGGAGCAAG GGCGAGACGCGGGGCTCCACTCTCAGTCACAAAGGGCGAGACGCGGGGCTCCACTCTCAGTCACAAAGGGCGAGACGCGAGGCTCCACTCTCAGTCACAAAGGGCGAGACGCGGGGCTCCACTCTCAGTCACAAAGGGCGAGACGCGGGGCTCCACTCTCAGTCACAAAGGGCGAGACGCGGGGCTCCACTCTCAGTCACAAAGGGCGAGACGCGGGGCTCCACTCTCAGTCACAAAGGGCGAGACGCGGGGCTCCACTCTCAGTCACAAAGGGCGAGACGCGGGCCTCCACTCTCAGTCACAAAGGGCGAGACGCGGGGCTCCACTCTCAGTCACAAAGGGCGAGACGCGGGGCTCCACTCTCAGTCACAAAGGGCGAGACGCGGGGCTCCACTCTCAGTCACAAAGGGCGAGACGCGGGCCTCCACTCTCAGTCACAAAGGGCGAGACGCGGGGCTCCACTCTCAGTCACAAAGGGCGAGACGCGGGCCTCCACTCTCAGTCACAAAGGGCGAGACGCGGGCCTCCACTCTCAGTCACAAAGGGCGAGACGCGAGGCTCCACTCTCAGTCACAAAGGGCGAGACGCGGGCCTCCACTCTCAGTCACAAAGGGCGAGACGCGAGGCTCCACTCTCAGTCACAAAGGGCGAGACGCGGGCCTCCACTCTCAGTCACAAAGGGCGAGACGCGGGCCTCCACTCTCAGTCACAAAGGGCGAGACGCGGGGCTCCACTCTCAGTCACAAAGGGCGAGACGCGGGGCTCCACTCTCAGTCACAAAGGGCGAGACGCGGGGCTCCACTCTCAGTCACAAAGGGCGAGACGCGGGGCTCCACTCTCAGTCACAAAGGGCGAGACGCGGGGCTCCACTCTCAGTCACAAAGGGCGAGACGCGGGGCTCCACTCTCAGTCACAAAGGGCGAGACGCGGGCCTCCACTCTCAGTCACAAAGGGCGAGACGCGGGCCTCCACTCTCAGTCACAAAGGGCGAGACGCGAGGCTCCACTCTCAGTCACAAAGGGCGAGACGCGGGCCTCCACTCTCAGTCACAAAGGGCGAGACGCGAGGCTCCACTCTCAGTCACAAAGGGCGAGACGCGAGGCTCCACTCTCAGTCACAAAGGGCGAGACGCGGGCCTCCACTCTCAGTCACAAAGGGCGAGACGCGGGCCTCCACTCTCAGTCACAAAGGGCGAGACGCGAAGCTCCACTCTCAGTCACAAAGGGCGAGACGCGAGGCTCCACTCTCAGTCACAAAGGGCGAGACGCGAGGCTCCACTCTCAGTCACAAAGGGCGAGACGCGGGCCTCCACTCTCAGTCACAAAGGGCGAGACGCGAGGCTCCACTCTCAGTCACAAAGGGCGAGACGCGAGGCTCCACTCTCAGTCACAAAGGGCGAGACGCGAGGCTCCACTCTCAGTCACAAAGGGCGAGACGCGGGCCTCCACTCTCAGTCACAAAGGGCGAGACGCGAGGCTCCACTCTCAGTCACAAAGGGCGAGACGCGGGCCTCCACTCTCAGTCACAAAGGGCGAGACGCGGGCCTCCACTCTCAGTCACAAAGGGCGAGACGCGAGGCTCCACTCTCAGTCACAAAGGGCGAGACGCGGGGCTCCACTCTCAGTCACAAAGGGCGAGACGCGGGCCTCCACTCTCAGTCACAAAGGGCGAGACGCGGGCCTCCACTCTCTGTCACAAAGGGCGAGACGCGGGGCTCCACTCTCAGTCACAAAGGGCGAGACGCGGGCCTCCACTCTCAGTCACAAAGGGCGAGACGCGGGCCTCCACTCTCAGTCACAAAGGGCGAGACGCGGGGCTCCACTCTCAGTCACAAAGGGCGAGACGCGGGCCTCCACTCTCTGTCACAAAGGGCGAGACGCGGGCCTCCACTCTCAGTCACAAAGGGCGAGACGCGAGGCTCCACTCTCAGTCACAAAGGGCGAGACGCGAGGCTCCACTCTCTGTCACAAAGGGCGAGACGCGAGGCTCCACTCTCAGTCACAAAGGGCGAGACGCGAGGCTCCACTCTCAGTCACAAAGGGCGAGACGCGAGGCTCCACTCTCAGTCACAAAGGGCGAGACGCGAGGCTCCACTCTCAGTCACAAAGGGCGAGACGCGAGGCTCCACTCTCAGTCACAAAGGGCGAGACGCGGGCCTCCACTCTCAGTCACAAAGGGCGAGACGCGGGCCTCCACTCTCAGTCACAAAGGGCGAGACGCGGGCCTCCACTCTCAGTCACAAAGGGCGAGACGCGGGGCTCCACTCTCAGTCACAAAGGGCGAGACGCGGGCCTCCACTCTCAGTCACAAAGGGCGAGACGCGGGCCACCACTCTCAGTCACAAAGGGCGAGACGCGGGCCACCACTCTCAGTCACAAAGGGCGAGACGCGGGGCTCCACTCTCAGTCACAAAGGGCGAGACGCGGGCCTCCACTCTCAGTCACAAAGGGCGAGACGCGGGCCACCACTCTCAGTCACAAAGGGCGAGACG